The proteins below are encoded in one region of Chiloscyllium punctatum isolate Juve2018m chromosome 9, sChiPun1.3, whole genome shotgun sequence:
- the LOC140481662 gene encoding testis-expressed protein 30-like isoform X2, translating into MQKLKDFALVETVQFKIPFGEKVLNAIYTVPNVPFTCGVILTHGAGGDMNFHQLISMSKFLASNGILCVRFTCKGLNLDYRIRAYRAVMEYLTSSTDYEVKSWFLGGRSMGCRAAACIVKQCKNSPNEELVQGLICLSYPLHPPKQQSKLRTEDLLLLRHPVFLISGSADEMCEKDLLEGILNQMPVTVKVHWVEGANHGMEVKGRTREDIMAEINTEVLSWIHETVQEK; encoded by the exons ATGCAGAAGTTGAAGGATTTCGCCTTAGTCGAAACG GTTCAATTTAAAATACCATTTGGTGAAAAAGTTCTGAATGCAATCTATACAGTACCAAATGTGCCTTTCACCTGTGGAGTAATTCTCACACATGGGGCAGGTGGTGACATGAACTTCCATCAACTAATATCTATGTCGAAATTCCTTGCATCTAATGGGATCCTATGTGTGAGATTCACATGCAAAGGCCTCAATCTAGACTACAGAATTAGAGCTTACAGGGCAGTGATG GAATATCTGACATCGTCAACAGATTATGAAGTAAAAAGCTGGTTTCTAGGGG GTCGATCCATGGGATGTAGAGCTGCTGCCTGTATTGTCAAGCAATGTAAGAACAGCCCTAATGAAGAGCTTGTGCAAGGTCTCATTTGCCTGTCATACCCACTGCACCCACCAAAGCAGCAGAGTAAACTCCGAACAGAAGATCTGCTTCTGTTACGTCACCCAGTCTTTCTGATTTCTGGATCAGCAGATGaaatgtgtgagaaa GATTTATTGGAAGGCATACTGAACCAAATGCCAGTGACTGTCAAAGTACATTGGGTAGAAGGAGCTAACCATGGAATGGAAGTTAAAGGAAGAACAAGAGAAGATATCATGGCTGAGATTAACACTGAGGTGCTTTCATGGATTCATGAAACGGTTCAAGAAAAATAA